A genomic window from Triticum urartu cultivar G1812 chromosome 7, Tu2.1, whole genome shotgun sequence includes:
- the LOC125518618 gene encoding bZIP transcription factor 29-like, with the protein MDDSGGADPARQHLSPQGGGGGQPPVPRSPTPLDLAAASAYHHRRLSPSPRPPAHPQVRLPSPYGQIPSGAAAHHARSLSQPLFFSLDSLPPPPYADLAGPPAIPPSPPSSSSDPPPFGLPPRRAGHRRSQSDIPFGFSQLSPPLPPPAPVKREAATGQDGGRLEGDDTALYDLVNAYMDLDGMDALNSSEDRHDDRDSHSRASGTRAASAAESSENEAESQSTSAERKDGAKSRHCRSLSMDSFMGKLNYATGDDSPKLPLPSPSGGLSRSGSGSLDGGGAASLFGTEFANGEFTEAEKKKIMANERLAEIALTDPKRVKRILANRQSAARSKERKMRYIQELEHKVQVLQTEATTLSAQLTMMQRDSGGLATQNNELKIRLQAMEQQAQLRDALNEALTGEVQRLKLATGEITDARMSKAGLQQQMNSQLIQMQQLQIQQQQQQQSSQTQQAQQQQQQQQSQQSA; encoded by the exons ATGGACGACTCCGGTGGCGCTGATCCGGCGCGCCAGCATCTGTCCCCgcagggcggcgggggcgggcAGCCGCCAGTGCCGCGCTCCCCGACCCCGCTCGACCTCGCCGCCGCGTCTGCCTACCACCACAGGCGCCTCTCCCCGTCGCCCCGCCCCCCGGCTCACCCGCAGGTGCGTCTCCCGTCGCCCTACGGCCAGATCCCCTCCGGCGCCGCGGCCCACCACGCGCGCTCGCTGTCGCAgcccctcttcttctccctcgactcgctcccgccgccgccctacgccgatCTGGCCGGCCCGCCCGCCATCCCGCCCTCCCCGCCGTCTTCAAGCTCCGACCCGCCGCCCTTCGGCCTGCCGCCGCGGAGGGCTGGCCACCGCCGCTCTCAGAGCGACATCCCCTTCGGGTTCTCGCAGCTCAGCCCGCCCCTGCCGCCCCCGGCGCCGGTGAAGCGCGAGGCGGCCACGGGACAGGATGGCGGCAGATTGGAGGGCGACGACACTGCGTTGTACGACCTTGTCAACGCCTACATGGACCTGGACGGGATGGACGCGCTCAACTCCTCCGAGGACCGCCACGACGACCGTGACAGTCACAGCCGTGCCAGCGGCACCCGCGCTGCCAGCGCGGCCGAGAGCAGCGAGAACGAAGCCGAGAGCCAGTCCACCTCAGCGGAGAGGAAGGACGGAGCCAAGTCTCGGCATTGTCGCAGCTTGTCCATGGACAGCTTCATGGGGAAGCTCAACTATGCCACGGGTGACGATTCACCAAAGCTACCACTGCCGTCCCCCAGCGGTGGCCTTTCCAGGAGCGGGAGTGGGTCCTTGGATGGTGGTGGTGCTGCGTCACTGTTTGGTACCGAGTTCGCCAACGGGGAGTTCACTGAGGCTGAGAAGAAGAAGATCATGGCAAATGAACGCCTGGCAGAGATAGCTTTGACAGATCCTAAGAGGGTCAAGAG GATTTTGGCAAATCGCCAGTCTGCGGCAAGGTCAAAGGAGCGCAAGATGAGGTACATTCAAGAACTCGAGCATAAGGTACAGGTCTTGCAGACAGAGGCGACTACACTTTCAGCACAGTTGACAATGATGCAG AGGGACTCTGGAGGACTTGCGACTCAGAACAATGAGTTGAAAATAAGGCTGCAAGCAATGGAGCAACAGGCACAGCTGAGAGATG CTCTGAATGAAGCACTAACGGGTGAGGTCCAGCGGCTGAAACTTGCAACCGGTGAGATTACGGATGCTCGTATGTCGAAGGCGGGCCTACAGCAGCAGATGAACTCCCAGCTGATTCAAATGCAGCAGCTGCAAatacagcagcagcaacagcagcagtcATCACAGACGCAGCAGgctcagcagcagcagcagcagcagcagtcgcaGCAATCAGCATAG